tctgcagggccaggttaaagaggacgcataccAGTTTAGTTTCGTCCATACGTCAAGCATccttgcccatttttcgacaggaccgAGGTTTAGGATCTATCAACATGATCACTTTATTTTTAATGACATCTAGTGCGTTTTCCTGGTccgcctgtcgcgggacctgtcactaagagaggtcaggtaggatttagcatagtagagtaACACTAACCATACTTTATttctttctctgatctcagcattttatttttgttttactgaaggtATTATAAAGTACGTTGTCTCTAACTCTCCTCTTTTATCGGCAATAGGGATCAGCTTGCtatataaataacatggcgAAAAATGAATACGTAACTGGAAAAAAACTGGCCAAGGATAGAGTAGAGTAGAACAGTAACGCACGTGGCAACTACACTTACGTTATTTGTCattggaaaatctaaaaaaccCAGAGAATTAAAGCATGTAAACCTGGGTTCGTTGCCTGTTtattatcaaaatcaaaaactaGGTAGAAATGACCGTTCTTTTGGTTGAACAGagtttttttgagaagtttgcaCCAAATATAGAACCACATGAAAATCAAAAATCCCAAATCACTTTTGCTTCTTGATAATGATCTTAGTCATCCTTCTGGAAATGTGACACCCTTAATTAACCTGATGGGTTAGGGTGTCATTGAGATAAGAAGAAAATATGTCGCTAAGAAGATGAATCAAATTTACATCGAGTCTACGATACTTTGAAGCCTTTAGTCCCTCACCTTCTACAAAACTCCACGTGTGTTTAATCCGATGTAGGGGTCTACACTGAAACCTGAAAGACATCGGAAAataacacgcgagctaaacacctggaaagtaaaaaaaaatgaacaactCCACTGTGGCGCCGTAAAAATCCGGACACGAGTGCCGTGACCAAGGGAAAAATTCACGACGTATCACATCCCCAATCGATGCTTCTAAAGTCTTAGATATTCAAAAGTCGCGGCCTTGGAGGTTTCCACCTTGCATTGGCAAGCTCAGGCCATTATATTTGAGGATGctgctaaatttaaatttaaaaaaggttCTTTGGTTTAGAGGAAGTAATGAATGAAGAAAATTTCCTCATACATAACTGAACCATAGTCCTCCGACTAGCGAGCAAGCGTATTACCACAAGGCCATACTACCCACTACCCCTTTCTCTCCTGTGTAGATTGTTTAATGGTACTAGCTAGCAGGTGCCACTAGATTGAATGAGTGACATTCCGAATGACTTGTTTAGTGAGAAAATTAACGAATTGCACCTATTAACAtcaattttggtggaaaggaAGATGATAATAGTATAGTCATATTTTTtggagtgtccggatggctgaagTAGacagagcgctgggctgttatagcggaagatcgcggttcaagtctcattagtggcagagagatttgttatcctgactggatgtcggataccagtcgactcagtcaAATCGGTTataatctccggcgagcgcaatgctgaccacattgcctcctacagtgtattgtagtgtaccgttacggtcttgaatgaagtggtctaacataattcaaggccctgatccaatatggattgttgcaccaacgattattattattattattattttggaaaCCGAGAAGGAACCCCCTAAATTCATTTCAGCATTATAAATCTTAATAGTATTTTAGACTATAAACTATGACTACGATTTTTGACTTGACTTGACTACGAATGAAACCGCCGgtaacccaaatattcttatatgaaATATCTACAAAATCTTTCGTATCCGAAGTGTCGAGTTTCCGGTTTCTGACTTGGTTCATATACCTGTCGATGTATTGTTTCGACCTATTTCCAGTAATAATCTGACGTAGAATCTGATAGAGTGTCCTTGATTGTGCGGGGAGTGCGTCTAAGGGTATGATCTAATTGGTTCTGGATTTCTGTGAGCCGTCTCAACAGATATGTTATAAGGTTGTTATCAGGTGGGTGATTCACTGATGGTGAGAGGCCTCTCTCCGTTTGATCtagttctgaaaaaaaaaatcccgatACTGTTCGTGCAATGCTATGATGGAACCACAACAGTCGCTCGTAAAATGTTGCCGTGAAAGAGCTGGAAAGCTGCCTGGTTTCAGTATCTGTCACTTCAAATATCTCTCATGCTGGATCAAGTTGTAGTAGATGCCCCTGGAAGTACTCCAAAGATTTCTGTTGTGCTGGATCCCGTTGGAAATTAGAGATACTGTACTGTCTTGACTTGTAACTGATTACTCCATGATGGACTTCACGCGATATTGTTCAGTTTCCTGTCTTGGTCATCAATGTTCAAAGTATGGTCCTTGTTACTGATTCACACGATAGTTGAATCGTGCTTCTTTTTTAAAGTGGGATGACTGCCGAGAGTTTTTATCGAGCTTGCAAAGGGAGACCTGAGTGTGGGCTtgacaaataaaaaaatcgttCCCAAAAATGAGTAACAGAAAATGAGCATCGAGGAGGAGGCGGAGGCTTTCTTTCACTGTATATCAATAACATGGAAGAGTTGATATGTATTTATTTCAGTAAATAAACTGTTTCTTTGCAGTACATGGAAGTCATAACGAAACCATTGCTACTATCTGCCAGCAGCTTAGCCAAGCAAAATGAGGACTTGCTAaacataataaaacaaaaagatcTTGAGATAGAGCAATACAAATTGGAAGGTGCCACTTTGAAAAGATGTAAGCCATGCAATCGTTAACATTGGAAAGACAAAAGGAAAAGAACTGAATTTCTTTGCAGATAAATTAATCACGGAAAAGTTCAATGAAGATGAATTTAGGCAAAAAATCCGGTTCAAGCCTGTTGctgaatttataaaattttctgATCACAAATTTAGCGATTACCTGCAGATGTGCGAAACAAAGGAACAAAATCAAGCCACCCCCGAAAAGACAGTCTCAAATATTACAAAGAATAGTCCAAGAGGAAAAAAGTTAGTACTCGCCTGTTGTTTAAGACCCAATAATTACGTCATTTTTTACTTGCTTGTTATGAAATGTTACAAATTCATGTTTCTTTTCAGAATTTCCAGAATTCGAACTCATATCTCAAAAGTACAACAACATCTAGATATGTCTGCGGTGAAGGTTAATTTTGATGACAGTGATTCCAGCACACCATCGGCACTCAGTGACACTGAGATGAAGCAATTAAAGTTCTCGCGTGAAGTTAAAACGGAAGTTGATCTGCCAACGGTTCCAACAGCATCTTCTTCAAGGACAGATTTGAAATCGAATAAGAGATTGAAACTTTCTAGAAAAAATTTAGACTTGTAAATATGAACATGCAACACTCAAGGAAAATTGTACAGCGGCCTTTCATTGGCAATAAATCTTTCAATGTCGTACGTTTTGATAAGACGATTTTATTATTCTTCGGAATCAAATCCGAAGCGGCTTGAGTATTCAATGCTTGATCTTTATGATTCATTACTGTCTTCCTTTCTGGAGCATACATAGAATTGCACCTGAGTTGTTTGTGGTAGGAAATACATCATACTCAAAATTGATAACGCGTACTATTGCTTTTTATTATAGATTAGATAAAAGTCAATTCTCTCTATCGGAACCAGTTTTCAGGCTGATTGAATGCGCTATCAATTGAACGTTGTGAGTGAGTCTCGTGTTCTCGGAAAGGACAGTACAACTACTTTATATTGTGAATCCTTCGaagtattcaaaaataaaaacgtGTGAACGATATTAAAGCATGTTGACTGTTATACAAGTCGCGGTTATGCTTTTGAGCATAGTAAGCGCTGAATCTAGTAAGTGATCGAAGATTACGTTAATATCTTGCCTTTTGCACTTGGCCCGGAGAATGAAAAGTGAAATGTGTGCTATAAAATAATCAGAGATTGCAAATCGTTTCGCATATTGATTCCCCAAGGTGAACTTCAAGGATCAGAAATTAGCAAGTACTTTAAATATCTTGAAGTATCTCCATTTTAATTGGTTTGAGTTAAAAAAATTAGTCATAACTAATGGCGATCGGTAAAATCAAGCATAATTGATATCACTAAATTGATAAAAGTGGTTGTGAGCTTTACCTTTGTACAATTCAACGCTATTGTGACACACAGGAAAGCTATGATACTAAAATCACAAGAAGAGAATGATGCATGAAGTGAGAGAACTACAGTCAGTCATAATACCTATGCACTGTTATCAAACCCTCGGCTAATAAAATGATCCTAAAGTGGTAATAAATTCTTTCGTTGAATGTCGTGATAATAGTATGACATTACCTAAAGAAATTATCAGTTCTTTAGAAAAAACCGTCAATAAATGTGAATGCAAATGCATAGccagaatttaaataaaactatcccccataatatcGACACTGTAAGCACAGATATATTTCTTGAGCAAATAACTATCGATAAATGTATACAAATAATTTGGGAAAAGCTGGATAGGGTGCAGCTCGCGATGGTGATGTGATGACTCATCACTCACTATCAATTATAAAAACTTGGTTATCATTCCATTTCTGCTTATTGAAATCATTAAGGGAACATTGGCCACTTTTGATTTTAGATCTTAGTTTGTTAACCTACATACAATTATGGATCGAATGACGCACCATTTAAATGAATCAAGTGAATCAAATAATTTTATGAAGTTGGGTGTTCATGAATATTTTTCTCTATCGAACTCCTCGAAAATCGTTTCTCTTGACTGTGTATCTTTTTATGTGAGCGAAATAATTGTTTTCTAAAgtaaatatttcatttctttagACTTTGTCGCGTTCACTAGCAGGGTCGAATATACAAAT
The DNA window shown above is from Hermetia illucens chromosome 5, iHerIll2.2.curated.20191125, whole genome shotgun sequence and carries:
- the LOC119656875 gene encoding non-homologous end-joining factor 1-like, whose protein sequence is MQSVVRHHCTAGNVFGRMHTSSRSLESSVVPAHNPRSGSGVTSCQVVSFRVVFIMSWAQTTIEGNPYLVKLVIESFVNIKFFLSDLESLWKEDCSVREALARAREQNKRIEFDRETILSTLVHPPPSAIFRRSEQGDELECKYRISERPFHFKWILRKCDQKEYMEVITKPLLLSASSLAKQNEDLLNIIKQKDLEIEQYKLEGATLKRYKLITEKFNEDEFRQKIRFKPVAEFIKFSDHKFSDYLQMCETKEQNQATPEKTVSNITKNSPRGKKISRIRTHISKVQQHLDMSAVKVNFDDSDSSTPSALSDTEMKQLKFSREVKTEVDLPTVPTASSSRTDLKSNKRLKLSRKNLDL